The following are from one region of the Erwinia billingiae Eb661 genome:
- a CDS encoding TetR/AcrR family transcriptional regulator, whose product MTLTATRARTRRLLIETAMKMFDSGAFPSITEVAQEAQLSRATAYRYFPTQSALVSAIVTETLSPIKNWRPTKQDTGDRIDEMLGFAFPRMLEHEGTLRAALHLSLTQWAQSRSSERPEKEKLIRGNRKAMLQHVVEPLNQEMSPKMVERVVQSLSLVYGSEIFLVMKDIWGCDNVQLEDIGKWIAKAIVRQAREDEKALTAD is encoded by the coding sequence ATGACATTAACCGCTACAAGGGCAAGAACACGACGCTTACTAATTGAAACTGCAATGAAGATGTTCGACAGTGGCGCCTTCCCGTCGATCACCGAAGTGGCTCAGGAAGCACAGCTTTCGCGGGCGACTGCCTACCGTTATTTTCCCACTCAGAGCGCGCTGGTTTCGGCCATCGTGACTGAGACGCTCAGCCCGATCAAAAACTGGCGTCCGACTAAACAAGACACCGGCGACCGCATTGATGAGATGCTGGGATTTGCCTTCCCGCGCATGCTGGAGCATGAAGGCACGTTGCGTGCTGCCCTGCACCTTTCTCTGACGCAGTGGGCACAGTCACGCTCCAGCGAACGGCCTGAAAAAGAGAAGCTGATCAGGGGTAACCGCAAGGCGATGCTGCAGCATGTGGTTGAGCCGTTAAACCAGGAGATGTCGCCGAAGATGGTGGAGCGCGTGGTTCAGTCGCTGTCGCTGGTGTACGGCTCGGAGATTTTTCTGGTGATGAAGGATATCTGGGGCTGCGATAACGTGCAGCTGGAAGATATTGGCAAGTGGATAGCCAAAGCGATCGTCCGTCAGGCGCGTGAAGATGAAAAAGCGCTGACGGCGGACTGA
- a CDS encoding ornithine decarboxylase: MTPLKIAASTTVAIHLQTGREVVTLEKTDFTDVAAVVVSVADSRSGMLALLRHTGFNLPVFISLDYPEQEQEIDLPENVGLLTGAGDDAIKLEAAASEYQSELLPPFFNTLTKYVAMDNSTFACPGHQGGAFFKKHPAGRQFFDFFGENVFRADMCNADVKLGDLLIHEGSAKHAQKFAAKVFNADKTYFVLNGTSSANKVVTNALLTRGDLVLFDRNNHKSNHHGALIQAGATPIYLETARNPFGFIGGIDARCFNEDYIREQIKQVAPERAQEARPFRLAVIQLGTYDGTVYNARRVIDSIGHLCDYILFDSAWVGYEQFIPVMEACSPLLLELNENDPGIFVTQSVHKQQAGFSQTSQIHKKDNHLRGQKRFCSHKRLNNAFMLHASTSPFYPLFAALDVNAKMHQGEAGRRLWHECVTLGIDARKAILARCEMIKPFIPDEVDGKPWQDAKTEIIASDARYFSFAPRADWHGFEGYEKDQYLIDPCKLLLTTPGIDAANGQYASFGIPATILANYLRENGVVPEKCDLNSILFLLTPAESVEKMAHLVAKLAQFEQHVKEDALLSDVLPTIYRKNAKRYAGYTLRRLCQEMHQLYVSYGVKDLQKAMFRQESLPKVMMNPQDANIEFIRGNVELVPIAKAEGRIAAEGALPYPPGVLCVVPGEAWGGAVQRYFLALEEGLNLLPGFSPELQGVYAEADENGVKRLFGYMLNA, from the coding sequence ATGACACCACTGAAAATTGCAGCCAGCACCACTGTGGCTATCCACCTCCAGACCGGACGCGAAGTCGTTACGCTGGAGAAAACTGATTTTACGGATGTGGCGGCGGTGGTCGTTTCTGTTGCCGACTCCCGTAGCGGCATGCTGGCGCTGCTGCGCCATACCGGCTTTAACCTGCCGGTGTTTATCTCGCTGGACTACCCTGAGCAGGAACAGGAAATTGACCTGCCGGAAAACGTCGGCCTGCTGACCGGTGCCGGGGACGATGCGATCAAACTCGAAGCCGCCGCGTCCGAATACCAGAGCGAACTGCTGCCGCCGTTCTTTAATACGCTGACCAAATATGTCGCGATGGATAACAGCACCTTTGCCTGTCCCGGCCACCAGGGCGGCGCTTTCTTCAAAAAGCACCCAGCTGGACGTCAGTTCTTCGACTTCTTCGGCGAAAACGTCTTCCGCGCCGATATGTGCAATGCCGACGTAAAGCTGGGCGACCTGCTGATCCACGAAGGATCGGCGAAACATGCACAAAAGTTTGCCGCGAAAGTCTTCAACGCCGATAAAACCTATTTCGTGCTGAACGGCACCTCCAGCGCCAATAAAGTGGTGACCAACGCCTTGCTGACGCGCGGGGACCTGGTGCTCTTCGACCGCAACAACCATAAATCGAACCACCACGGCGCGTTGATCCAGGCCGGTGCGACCCCGATCTACCTCGAAACCGCCCGCAACCCGTTTGGCTTTATCGGCGGTATCGATGCGCGCTGCTTTAACGAGGACTACATCCGCGAGCAGATTAAACAGGTGGCGCCGGAACGCGCGCAGGAAGCCCGTCCTTTCCGCCTGGCGGTGATCCAGCTTGGCACCTACGACGGCACCGTCTATAACGCCCGTAGAGTGATCGACAGCATCGGCCACCTCTGCGACTACATCCTGTTTGACTCGGCATGGGTCGGCTATGAACAGTTTATTCCGGTGATGGAAGCCTGCTCGCCGCTGCTGCTGGAACTCAATGAAAACGATCCGGGCATCTTTGTTACCCAGTCGGTGCATAAACAGCAGGCCGGTTTCTCGCAAACCTCGCAGATCCATAAAAAAGATAACCACCTGCGCGGCCAGAAGCGCTTCTGTAGCCATAAACGCCTCAACAATGCCTTTATGCTGCACGCCTCAACCAGCCCGTTCTATCCGCTGTTTGCCGCGCTGGACGTGAATGCCAAAATGCATCAGGGCGAAGCAGGGCGTCGCCTGTGGCACGAGTGCGTCACCCTCGGCATCGATGCCCGTAAAGCAATCCTTGCCCGCTGCGAAATGATTAAGCCGTTTATTCCCGATGAAGTGGACGGCAAACCCTGGCAGGATGCGAAAACCGAAATCATCGCCTCGGATGCCCGCTACTTTAGCTTTGCGCCGCGCGCTGACTGGCATGGCTTTGAGGGCTACGAGAAAGATCAGTACCTGATCGATCCCTGTAAGCTGCTGCTGACCACGCCGGGCATCGATGCCGCCAACGGTCAGTACGCGTCCTTCGGCATCCCGGCCACTATCCTGGCTAACTACCTGCGCGAAAATGGCGTGGTGCCAGAGAAATGCGACCTTAACTCGATCCTGTTCCTGCTGACGCCCGCAGAGAGCGTCGAGAAAATGGCCCATCTGGTGGCTAAGCTGGCGCAGTTCGAACAGCACGTCAAAGAGGATGCGCTGTTATCCGACGTACTGCCAACCATCTACCGCAAGAATGCGAAGCGCTACGCAGGTTACACCCTGCGTCGTCTCTGTCAGGAGATGCATCAGCTGTACGTCAGCTATGGCGTGAAGGATTTGCAGAAGGCGATGTTCCGTCAGGAAAGCCTGCCAAAAGTGATGATGAACCCGCAGGATGCCAATATCGAATTTATTCGTGGCAACGTCGAGCTGGTGCCGATTGCGAAGGCGGAAGGACGCATCGCGGCGGAAGGCGCACTGCCTTATCCTCCGGGCGTGCTCTGTGTTGTGCCTGGCGAAGCTTGGGGCGGGGCGGTTCAACGCTACTTCCTGGCACTGGAAGAAGGGCTTAATCTGCTGCCTGGCTTCTCGCCGGAACTGCAGGGCGTCTATGCCGAAGCCGATGAGAATGGCGTGAAGCGTCTGTTTGGCTACATGCTTAACGCGTAA
- a CDS encoding NAD(P)/FAD-dependent oxidoreductase gives MGPVVDLVPSSAIFPTQAEVVVIGGGIIGVATALSLAQRGIQVVLLEKGTVAAEQSSRNWGWCRRAGRDLRELPLIEQSLRMWEGMNQLVGRETGFRREGILYTSRTEAQRDRHQRWCDEARQYDIHSEMLSAAQTAARLPGLNQAIAGGMWTPLDGRAEPQKAAPAMAMYAMALGVNIQQHCAVRTIERAAGRVSHVVTEHGAVACQSVVVAGGVWSRLLLQGMGITLPQLKVLSTVMRTRPVNCEIAPCVSFGGVAMRKRLDGGLTIASSALNTADITPDSLRFLKAFFPAFWQERKALQLRLGQRFVEEALHWRPGQADKVSLYERIRVLDPQIDPAVLKQILINLQQWLPALGNVQVAQSWGGMIDTMPDAIPVISGAPTVPGLFIATGFSGHGFGIAPAAGQLMADLVIGSKPIVDPTAFRMARFSDGEKIAAQHWL, from the coding sequence ATGGGTCCAGTCGTTGATTTAGTGCCATCGTCGGCAATCTTCCCGACACAGGCGGAAGTGGTGGTGATCGGTGGAGGGATTATTGGGGTGGCGACGGCGTTGTCGCTGGCTCAGCGAGGGATCCAGGTTGTTCTGTTGGAGAAGGGCACCGTTGCCGCCGAGCAATCCAGCCGCAACTGGGGCTGGTGCCGCCGGGCCGGGCGCGATCTGCGCGAGCTGCCGTTGATCGAACAAAGTTTGAGAATGTGGGAGGGGATGAATCAGTTGGTGGGTCGGGAAACCGGTTTTCGCCGCGAGGGCATTCTCTACACCTCACGCACTGAAGCGCAGCGCGATCGGCATCAGCGTTGGTGTGACGAAGCCCGTCAGTATGATATTCACAGTGAAATGCTGTCGGCAGCGCAGACCGCCGCCAGGCTTCCGGGCCTGAATCAGGCGATAGCCGGTGGCATGTGGACGCCGTTGGATGGTCGGGCCGAGCCACAAAAAGCCGCGCCCGCGATGGCGATGTACGCGATGGCGTTGGGAGTGAATATTCAGCAGCATTGCGCCGTGCGAACCATTGAGCGTGCTGCCGGACGGGTGAGTCACGTGGTGACCGAGCACGGAGCGGTGGCCTGTCAGTCGGTGGTGGTGGCTGGCGGCGTCTGGTCCCGGTTGTTGTTGCAGGGAATGGGGATCACCTTGCCGCAATTAAAGGTTTTGTCGACGGTGATGAGAACCCGGCCGGTAAATTGTGAAATCGCGCCCTGCGTCAGTTTTGGCGGCGTCGCGATGCGCAAGCGGTTGGACGGTGGGCTGACCATCGCCAGTTCCGCGCTCAATACCGCCGATATCACGCCTGATTCGTTACGTTTTCTGAAGGCTTTTTTCCCGGCGTTCTGGCAGGAGCGCAAGGCGTTACAGTTGCGGTTGGGGCAGCGTTTTGTGGAAGAAGCGTTGCACTGGCGGCCTGGTCAGGCGGATAAAGTCTCGCTGTATGAGCGGATCCGGGTGTTGGATCCACAGATCGATCCGGCGGTGCTCAAACAGATCCTGATTAATCTGCAGCAGTGGTTGCCAGCGCTGGGCAACGTGCAGGTCGCGCAAAGTTGGGGCGGAATGATCGACACGATGCCGGATGCGATCCCGGTGATTTCAGGCGCGCCAACGGTGCCCGGTCTGTTCATCGCCACCGGTTTTTCCGGGCACGGTTTCGGCATCGCGCCCGCCGCAGGGCAGTTGATGGCTGATTTGGTGATCGGTTCAAAACCGATAGTCGATCCCACGGCATTTCGGATGGCGCGCTTCAGCGACGGCGAGAAGATCGCGGCGCAGCACTGGCTGTAG
- a CDS encoding SDR family NAD(P)-dependent oxidoreductase yields the protein MNASTRRVALISGASRGIGAAIAANLLANGWAVSLGCRTPEEVANADPEHQLVCRFDALDGATEDDWIAATIAKFGRIDAVIHNAGMMLPVSVLTATDDEFDRTFDVNVKSPMRLSRKAWPHLVASGSGRIVTLVSLSGKRVRAERSSLYAMSKFAALALAHGLRRIGDEDGIRSTAICPGYVATDMGTALTEVPAEKMTQPEDLAHLVRTVLELPTTTSIAEIPVNWTVEDQY from the coding sequence ATGAATGCTTCTACCCGGCGCGTGGCGCTGATCAGCGGTGCCAGCCGTGGAATTGGTGCGGCCATTGCCGCAAATTTATTGGCGAACGGTTGGGCGGTGAGCCTGGGATGCCGGACGCCGGAAGAGGTGGCCAACGCCGATCCTGAGCATCAGCTGGTCTGTCGATTTGATGCGCTGGATGGCGCCACCGAAGACGACTGGATTGCGGCCACCATCGCAAAATTTGGCCGCATCGACGCGGTGATCCATAACGCCGGGATGATGCTGCCGGTTTCGGTGCTGACCGCCACCGACGACGAGTTTGACCGCACTTTTGACGTCAACGTGAAGTCGCCGATGCGTCTGAGCCGCAAGGCCTGGCCGCATCTGGTAGCCAGCGGCAGCGGGCGGATTGTGACGCTGGTTTCGTTATCCGGTAAGCGCGTGCGCGCAGAGCGTTCAAGCCTGTACGCGATGAGCAAGTTTGCTGCACTGGCGCTGGCTCACGGTCTGCGGCGGATTGGTGATGAAGACGGCATTCGATCCACCGCCATCTGTCCGGGGTATGTTGCGACCGATATGGGCACCGCGCTGACGGAAGTGCCGGCGGAGAAGATGACGCAGCCCGAGGATTTGGCGCATCTGGTGCGCACGGTGCTGGAGCTGCCGACCACCACCAGCATTGCGGAGATCCCGGTGAACTGGACCGTGGAAGATCAATACTAA
- a CDS encoding IclR family transcriptional regulator: protein MSDAQGKNGVQLLDRAVMLLDLVSDVGSEGLTLKTLCELSGLNKVTCHRILNSLVDHQLLHKAQGDKCYRLGTKLLIYGAKAAKGPGLRRHFQPALERLRQLTGETVMLMARDRDDSVCIDRYDSDFQMQTLTGSIGGAVPLGLGPGSLAILSFLDAETQQAILERNALRLNNWPILTKTRLQSLIDQTASRGYALDPGELLPGIGGVSVPIRVAGAGVVGSLGLTVLSPRLTPDAVQRYVALLQEEVAGVEPMLSPLDTRLRASMS from the coding sequence ATGAGCGACGCTCAGGGGAAAAACGGGGTCCAGCTTCTGGACCGTGCGGTGATGCTGCTGGACCTGGTTTCAGACGTGGGCAGCGAAGGTCTGACGCTGAAAACGCTGTGCGAGCTGTCCGGGCTCAACAAGGTGACCTGTCACCGCATTTTGAATTCGCTGGTGGATCATCAGCTGTTGCATAAAGCCCAGGGGGATAAGTGCTACCGGCTGGGCACCAAGCTCCTGATTTACGGGGCGAAGGCGGCCAAAGGGCCAGGCCTGCGTCGCCACTTCCAGCCGGCGCTGGAACGTCTGCGGCAGTTGACCGGCGAGACGGTGATGCTGATGGCGCGCGACCGTGATGATTCGGTGTGTATCGACCGTTATGACAGTGATTTTCAGATGCAGACGCTGACCGGCTCGATAGGCGGCGCGGTGCCGCTCGGTCTGGGTCCCGGCAGTCTGGCGATCCTGTCGTTTCTCGACGCGGAGACGCAGCAGGCGATCCTCGAACGTAATGCGCTGCGGCTGAATAATTGGCCGATCCTGACCAAAACCCGACTGCAGTCGTTGATCGATCAAACCGCCTCGCGCGGTTACGCGCTGGATCCTGGCGAATTATTGCCGGGGATCGGCGGAGTGTCGGTGCCGATCCGCGTGGCGGGTGCGGGCGTGGTGGGATCGCTGGGCTTAACCGTATTGTCACCCCGTTTGACGCCGGACGCCGTGCAGCGCTATGTGGCGTTATTGCAGGAAGAAGTGGCTGGCGTAGAACCGATGTTAAGTCCGCTGGATACGCGTCTGCGGGCATCAATGAGCTAA
- a CDS encoding transporter substrate-binding domain-containing protein, which produces MKRNRALMALSLLIMAPVITHADTLSDIKSRGVLTVGIKNDYPPYGFMNAEGKTVGFEVDLARSIAANLLGSPDKIKLVPVNASNRIQFLQSGQIDLIMATLGVTPERAKEIDFTVEYVSAAGPSVMARKEAKFNQWEQLKGQKICGIQGSYYNKTLTQKYGIQLVNFTALPEAYRALQDNRCVAMVFDDMTLQNKLGEPGWSDYKIAIKPYEFLPMAGGLRKGDEAFKNAVNAAIVKTEGENKLVEWQSTYHMPPSDYITKRAEAARAAK; this is translated from the coding sequence ATGAAAAGAAATCGCGCACTGATGGCTCTTTCCCTGCTGATTATGGCTCCTGTTATTACCCATGCTGACACCCTGTCCGATATCAAAAGTCGTGGCGTACTGACCGTGGGTATCAAAAACGATTATCCGCCGTACGGCTTTATGAATGCCGAGGGCAAAACGGTCGGCTTTGAAGTGGATCTAGCGCGATCCATCGCCGCTAACCTGCTCGGATCACCCGACAAAATCAAACTGGTGCCGGTCAACGCCTCTAACCGCATTCAGTTTCTGCAGTCCGGCCAGATCGACCTGATTATGGCCACGCTGGGCGTAACGCCAGAGCGCGCCAAAGAAATTGATTTCACCGTTGAGTATGTTTCGGCAGCGGGCCCGTCGGTGATGGCGCGCAAAGAAGCCAAATTCAACCAGTGGGAACAGCTGAAAGGCCAGAAAATCTGCGGCATTCAGGGCTCTTACTACAACAAAACGCTGACGCAGAAATACGGCATCCAGCTGGTGAACTTCACTGCCCTGCCGGAAGCCTATCGCGCGTTGCAGGATAACCGCTGCGTGGCGATGGTCTTCGATGACATGACCTTGCAGAACAAGCTGGGCGAGCCGGGCTGGAGCGACTACAAAATTGCCATCAAGCCTTACGAGTTCCTGCCGATGGCGGGCGGACTGCGCAAGGGTGACGAGGCGTTCAAAAACGCGGTTAACGCGGCAATCGTGAAAACGGAAGGCGAAAACAAGCTGGTTGAATGGCAGAGCACCTACCATATGCCGCCCTCTGACTACATCACTAAGCGTGCCGAAGCCGCCCGCGCAGCCAAGTAA
- a CDS encoding amino acid ABC transporter permease → MFGLDYSWLLDPTYQQWLLQGVVQTLELAALSSVIAIVIGLAGALGLTFKIAWLDALIELFVELFRNTPPLLQMLFFYFTLTQIGFTATDPVTGLQVPLVSAFASATVSLSLFGGALCIEAFRSGFDAVPKATLEAARSLGYSRWGLFVHVQAPIASRICLPPLTNVLTNLFKTTSQASVITVPELMYAAGQIYNDTFRTLEVMLLVLLIYVVLVSLLVWFIGWVERRLAYPGYGG, encoded by the coding sequence ATGTTCGGACTCGATTATTCCTGGCTGCTGGATCCGACCTATCAGCAATGGCTGCTTCAGGGCGTGGTGCAGACGCTGGAGCTGGCGGCACTCTCTTCGGTGATTGCCATCGTCATCGGCCTGGCCGGTGCGCTTGGGCTGACCTTCAAAATCGCCTGGCTTGATGCGCTAATCGAGCTGTTTGTAGAGCTGTTTCGCAACACGCCGCCGCTGCTGCAGATGCTGTTTTTCTACTTCACCCTGACGCAGATTGGCTTTACCGCCACCGATCCGGTTACCGGGCTGCAGGTGCCGCTGGTCAGCGCCTTCGCCTCGGCAACCGTCTCGCTCAGCCTGTTTGGCGGCGCGCTGTGCATTGAAGCCTTTCGTTCCGGCTTTGATGCGGTGCCGAAAGCCACGCTGGAGGCGGCGCGATCCCTCGGCTATTCCCGCTGGGGACTGTTTGTGCACGTGCAGGCGCCGATTGCGTCACGCATCTGCCTGCCGCCGCTGACCAACGTACTGACCAATTTATTTAAAACCACCTCGCAGGCGTCGGTAATCACCGTGCCGGAGCTGATGTATGCCGCCGGACAGATCTACAACGACACCTTCCGCACGCTGGAAGTGATGCTGTTAGTGCTGCTGATTTATGTGGTGCTGGTCAGCCTGCTGGTGTGGTTTATCGGCTGGGTCGAGCGTCGTCTCGCCTATCCCGGCTACGGAGGTTAA
- a CDS encoding amino acid ABC transporter permease, with protein MDALYLKRKRQTKQAFALLALIGLLLSIFNDPGGEWHQVWLRLPLLLTGSQQGWPWSGGFVLNIYISIVSMALSTVFGLLLGLAMMAKRRWLSLPARALMNFLRNAPWLVLLFSMLYLLPYHASLFGISFTFSPLFKAIVGLSLPTAANFAEVIRGAVQSVHSGQWESARSMGYSYWQIYRLVILPQAFRRIIPGWMNLYALLTISTALATVTGVQEVVTLLRTTLATEGESTLVYFYVTVLLMFFFYCYPIALLARRLEKNTKGEAI; from the coding sequence ATGGATGCGCTCTATCTGAAGCGAAAGCGCCAGACCAAGCAGGCCTTTGCGCTGCTGGCGCTGATCGGACTGCTGTTAAGCATCTTTAACGATCCGGGTGGCGAATGGCATCAGGTGTGGTTGCGGCTGCCGCTGCTGTTAACCGGCAGTCAGCAAGGCTGGCCATGGTCGGGCGGCTTTGTGCTGAATATCTATATCAGCATTGTAAGCATGGCGCTTTCCACCGTGTTTGGCCTGCTGCTGGGGCTGGCGATGATGGCCAAACGCCGCTGGCTCAGCCTGCCGGCCCGCGCGCTGATGAACTTTCTGCGCAACGCGCCCTGGCTGGTGCTGCTGTTCTCGATGCTCTACCTGCTGCCCTATCACGCCTCGCTGTTTGGCATTTCCTTTACCTTCTCACCGCTGTTTAAGGCGATTGTCGGGCTGAGCCTGCCCACCGCCGCCAACTTCGCCGAAGTGATCCGCGGTGCCGTGCAGTCGGTGCACAGCGGTCAGTGGGAATCCGCGCGCTCGATGGGCTACAGCTACTGGCAGATCTACCGACTGGTGATCCTGCCGCAGGCCTTCCGCCGCATCATCCCCGGCTGGATGAACCTGTATGCGCTGCTGACCATCTCCACCGCGCTGGCCACCGTCACCGGCGTGCAGGAAGTGGTCACGCTGTTGCGCACCACGCTGGCGACCGAAGGGGAAAGCACGCTGGTTTACTTCTACGTGACCGTGCTGCTGATGTTCTTCTTTTATTGCTACCCGATTGCGCTGCTGGCGCGTCGGCTGGAAAAAAATACCAAAGGGGAAGCTATATGA
- a CDS encoding amino acid ABC transporter ATP-binding protein, producing MSERNHALIELDNIHKSFGDTHVLKGISLSVNKGEAVCIIGPSGSGKSTILRCINGLLPVDEGFVRVGNHRVHEMTSEKQMRPLRHQVSMVFQQYNLFPHRTVLDNIMMAPMQVLKHQRDEVRERALKLIAKVRLTGKEDRYPGELSGGQQQRVAIARSLAMQPEIILFDEVTAALDPETVKEVLNTIRELVDEGMTCVLVTHEMRFAREVSHRVCFTDRGRIVESAPPAQLFDAPQDPRTREFLGQVL from the coding sequence ATGAGCGAGCGTAACCACGCCCTTATTGAGCTGGACAATATTCACAAGTCGTTCGGCGATACCCATGTGCTGAAGGGGATTTCGCTGAGCGTCAATAAAGGCGAAGCGGTGTGCATCATCGGCCCGTCTGGCTCCGGCAAGTCCACCATTTTGCGCTGCATCAACGGCCTGCTGCCGGTTGATGAAGGCTTCGTTCGCGTCGGCAATCACCGCGTGCATGAGATGACCAGCGAGAAGCAGATGCGTCCACTGCGTCACCAGGTGTCGATGGTGTTCCAGCAGTACAACCTGTTCCCGCATCGCACGGTGCTGGACAACATCATGATGGCGCCGATGCAGGTCCTGAAGCATCAGCGGGATGAGGTGCGCGAGCGGGCGCTCAAGCTGATCGCCAAAGTGCGCCTGACCGGCAAAGAAGATCGCTATCCCGGCGAGCTGTCCGGCGGCCAGCAACAGCGCGTGGCCATCGCCCGATCGCTGGCGATGCAGCCGGAAATCATCCTGTTTGATGAGGTGACGGCGGCGCTCGATCCCGAGACGGTAAAAGAAGTGCTGAACACCATCCGCGAACTGGTGGATGAAGGGATGACCTGCGTGCTGGTCACCCACGAGATGCGCTTTGCCCGTGAAGTGTCGCACCGGGTGTGCTTCACCGATCGCGGCCGGATAGTGGAAAGCGCCCCGCCCGCGCAACTTTTTGATGCCCCGCAGGATCCGCGCACCCGCGAATTCCTCGGCCAGGTTTTGTGA
- a CDS encoding NAD(P)/FAD-dependent oxidoreductase: MASQTDEFFTADFKTSPYWWEAAPPETVLDPLPATADVVVVGSGFAGLNAAIELARHGKKVVVLDANELGSGGSTRTGGMISSGQKLVVGGAIKGISPELFSKMIADSIASFDFIQQLVKSEQLDADLFIGGRYFGAHTKKQLDSLYQMGDILHQVTGVTVHKVKRKEQASIIGSEFYHGGILVDEYGGVHPGKYNKALRDLARQLGATLFSHARVTAITPRDGGKIVNTERGTITAQEVLVLTNGYTDTLATPNLAKRIVPVKSYQIATEPLPPELMAKLIPGGRMITDSRRDLIYTRPSPDGTRLLFGSRPGIMDCDDKTAAIKIRERMLAIWPELAGYKISHAWSGYVGMTHDKTAYAGVMDNARFAVGCNGNGVALMSWLGYRTAQKVLGTEPRPLSFDRPTFKRIPLYDGRPWFVPFVSGWYRLRDAVDKRLD; the protein is encoded by the coding sequence ATGGCAAGCCAAACTGATGAGTTTTTTACCGCCGACTTCAAAACCAGCCCGTACTGGTGGGAAGCCGCGCCGCCTGAAACGGTTTTAGATCCTCTGCCGGCCACCGCCGATGTGGTAGTGGTCGGCTCCGGCTTTGCCGGCCTGAACGCCGCTATTGAGCTGGCACGTCACGGCAAAAAAGTGGTGGTGCTGGACGCCAACGAACTCGGCAGCGGCGGCAGCACCCGCACCGGCGGTATGATCAGCAGCGGTCAGAAGTTGGTGGTCGGGGGCGCTATCAAAGGCATCTCGCCCGAGCTGTTCAGCAAGATGATTGCCGACTCCATCGCCTCTTTCGACTTTATTCAGCAGCTGGTCAAAAGCGAGCAGCTGGATGCTGACCTGTTTATCGGCGGTCGCTATTTTGGCGCGCACACCAAAAAGCAGCTCGACAGTCTGTATCAGATGGGCGATATCCTGCACCAGGTGACCGGCGTGACCGTGCATAAGGTGAAGCGTAAAGAGCAGGCGTCGATCATCGGTTCTGAGTTCTATCACGGTGGGATTCTGGTCGATGAGTACGGCGGCGTGCATCCAGGGAAATACAATAAGGCGCTGCGCGATTTGGCCCGCCAGTTGGGTGCCACTCTGTTTTCTCACGCGCGCGTGACCGCAATTACGCCACGCGATGGCGGCAAAATCGTTAACACCGAGCGCGGCACCATTACTGCACAAGAAGTGTTAGTGCTAACTAACGGTTATACCGATACGCTGGCCACGCCGAACCTGGCGAAGCGCATTGTGCCGGTGAAAAGCTATCAAATCGCCACCGAACCGCTACCGCCCGAGCTGATGGCGAAGCTGATCCCCGGCGGCAGAATGATCACCGACAGTCGCCGCGATCTGATCTATACCCGCCCTTCTCCCGACGGCACGCGCCTGCTGTTTGGCTCGCGTCCTGGCATAATGGACTGCGACGATAAAACCGCGGCGATTAAGATCCGCGAGAGGATGTTGGCAATTTGGCCGGAATTGGCGGGCTACAAAATCAGCCACGCCTGGAGCGGTTATGTCGGCATGACGCACGATAAAACCGCCTATGCCGGGGTGATGGACAACGCGCGCTTTGCGGTGGGCTGCAACGGCAACGGCGTGGCGCTGATGAGCTGGCTGGGATACCGTACGGCGCAGAAGGTGCTAGGCACGGAACCGCGTCCGCTGTCGTTCGATCGCCCCACCTTTAAGCGCATTCCGCTGTACGATGGACGCCCGTGGTTTGTGCCCTTTGTCAGCGGCTGGTATCGCCTGCGTGACGCGGTGGACAAGCGGCTGGATTGA